The following are encoded in a window of Phaseolus vulgaris cultivar G19833 chromosome 3, P. vulgaris v2.0, whole genome shotgun sequence genomic DNA:
- the LOC137839422 gene encoding uncharacterized protein, whose protein sequence is MALVITARRMRMYFQNHRIIVRTNYPIVKILTKPDLAGRMIGWTIELSEFHIQYQPRGAIKSQALADFAAELTPSSAETEHSSWILYVDGSSNERLCGAGVVLEGPDEIVIEQALKFDFKTSNNQAEYEAILAGLRLAPELEITKLICKSDSRLVIGQLNDEYEVRESFLQRYYH, encoded by the coding sequence ATGGCTCTCGTTATTACCGCCCGACGAATGCGgatgtattttcaaaatcatcgtATTATTGTTCGGACGAATTACCCCATAGTAAAGATTCTCACTAAACCAGATTTAGCCGGACGAATGATCGGATGGACGATAGAACTATCCGAATTCCATATTCAGTACCAACCACGAGGGGCCATCAAGTCGCAAGCTCTTGCTGATTTCGCAGCCGAACTCACTCCTTCCTCAGCCGAGACTGAACACTCATCGTGGATCCTATACGTGGACGGCTCCTCCAACGAAAGGTTGTGCGGCGCTGGAGTCGTTTTGGAAGGCCCCGACGAGATTGTCATCGAGCAAGCCCTAAAATTCGATTTCAAAACTTCAAACAATCAGGCTGAATATGAAGCCATCTTAGCCGGTCTACGCCTTGCTCCAGAATTggaaatcactaagttaatttgtaaaagtgATTCTAGGCTAGTCATCGGTCAACTTAATGACGAATATGAAGTCCGAGAAAGCTTTTTACAGCGATACTATCATTAG
- the LOC137806928 gene encoding protein DMP2-like: MVEESSSKNTNSSRTGRVTNTTFSAAGSLVKLLPTGTVFVFQFLNPVVTNSGQCNTINKWLSSILLVLCGFSCAFSSFTDSYTGSDNQRHYGFVTRKGLWPSPSSNSVDLSGYKLGVADFVHAALSLLVFAVLGLLDSNTVHCFYASFESTQKSLLQVLPTVIGVFAGGVFMIFPNTRHGIGYPLTSDSNQTSPKSEDTTDPQKNSIDNV; the protein is encoded by the coding sequence ATGGTTGAAGAGAGTTCATCCAAAAACACAAACAGCAGCCGTACAGGGCGTGTGACCAACACCACATTCTCAGCGGCTGGTAGCCTGGTAAAGCTTCTCCCCACAGGCACAGTCTTCGTGTTCCAGTTCCTCAACCCCGTTGTCACCAATAGCGGTCAATGCAACACCATCAACAAGTGGCTCAGCAGCATTCTACTTGTGCTCTGCGGCTTCAGTTGCGCCTTTTCTTCCTTCACTGATAGCTACACAGGCAGTGATAACCAGAGGCACTATGGCTTCGTAACCCGCAAGGGACTCTGGCCTTCTCCATCTTCCAACTCCGTTGACTTGTCAGGGTACAAACTCGGGGTTGCAGACTTTGTGCATGCTGCTCTATCTTTGTTAGTGTTTGCAGTGTTGGGGCTGTTGGACTCCAACACCGTGCACTGTTTCTACGCTAGTTTTGAGTCAACTCAGAAGAGTCTGCTTCAGGTGCTGCCCACAGTTATTGGGGTGTTTGCGGGTGGAGTGTTCATGATTTTCCCCAATACTCGCCATGGAATTGGATACCCTTTAACTTCTGATTCTAACCAAACCTCCCCAAAGTCCGAAGACACTACCGATCCTCAGAAAAATTCTATTGACAATGTTTAG